In Carassius carassius chromosome 2, fCarCar2.1, whole genome shotgun sequence, the DNA window gtgatggcaaagctgaatttccactactccagtgtcatatgatccttcagaaatcattctaatatgccgatttggtgctaaagaaacatttcttattattatcaatgttgaaaagtttagcatttttttttctgtaataagtAGGAACTATGATATATTGTTTTCcataattctttgatgaatagaaagaacagcatttattggaaagAGAAATGTTTTGTATAGGGATGTTAATGATTCAGTCATTTCATGATGCAATATGATTCACAATACTGATTTCACACTACGATTTTCtttaacaaaattacatttacgacaaattataaatgaaaagctGTCCTTTTATAATTTCTCAGACAAAATTATACACCTTTCATGTCAAATAATTGATAACAAAagtaaactgtatttttaaaacaaatcctaaatcaaaaaaataaataataaaaataaaataaatctcataTAAACAAACttaggctttgtctgtgctctttccatttaaaagtaTAGGCAAACACTGCATTATAATCACAATCCAAACAATACATGCAGCATGAGCAGTTTGTGATCTAAATTTgattgtataatttcaaaatttaaagcaaaaacagaatggtctgactttagctttgtgaaattatgctaCAAACAATATCAGCAGATGCACTGAACGAGAGctagattcactctctgacagcaggtggcgcttatggaacagcagcgaTAAAGCGTTTCCTTTATTGCAGGTTATCGCTGCAAACACAGTAGcactctgttttttttaaatactgttttaatatgcattttgcaGAGGCacgatgaaaagaaaataccattGAATTTTCTGAATACAGTCAGTTTCCCTCAGAGATACATTAATATAAACCCCCACCACAAATTGTTTTGTGATTCGTTTAACTTCTCAAACGACTTGAATCATTGCATATTTGTATCGATTTTCAACCAGCTTGGCATCATTACATCCCtagttttgtaacaatgtaaaagtatgcgttgccacttttgatcaactaatgtcatgctgaataaaagctttaataaaaagtattaattcctATACCATATCTAGGATTTTTACGCACCTGTAAGTGCAGGGATGCATGTGTGCCATATTAGTGAAGGGGCGCTCCACAAAATGATCAATGATGATACCCATGATAGGGCCTGTCCTCTCAAATTGCCTGTGAGACACACAAGGACAATTTCTTGCACAACAACACTACAAAACTACAataaccagaatatccaaatactTGAATGTGTTGAATACAGGAAGCTATAATATATACCTTGAAGACATGAGGGCCAAATTAGTGCGATATGCACAGGACAAAGTGATGGTGCCTATAGGAGTGCCTACAACACCCACCCGCACGGACTGGAAGCCTGCAGAAAGCAGTGAAGAGGATAAACAAATACTACAGAACATCTACAAATCCTTTATTAGCATTCTGAAGAGAATCTTTCATAATATTACCTTCCCCGAGACCTGTCAGCTGGACATCTCCAAAATAGATCCTACCATAGAGATATTAATAAGATTGGATTGTACATATGACATCCTGTTTTTTTCTCTATATGAACTCATGTATCAAGCAATATAGAGCTTTGTGGTGCAAGAAGAAAGTGTGTTGATTACCTGTAGAGTATGACATAATCATGTCCTTGTTTACGTGAAAGCTTGTAAGCAGGAGTCACCCTTGTGATGGCCAGCAAAGACTTGAGCAGCAGAGACAGACGGTTATAAACCGTATAGGACACTTTAATGTCCTTATCACACCTGGAAAAATGCAAACCCTAGTTATGCCCTGCTATAGTAAATATTGACTGGCTCTATCAATAATGTATCAATCTCCTGTCTATGAAGGGGAACTGTGTGGGCTTGCTTACTTTTCATTCATTTCCAAACACCACGTCTCCAGCTCCATGGTGTCTCCCTGCATGGGAAAACACAATTTGTTAATACtcaagtaaacatttttttattaatatttatatcttTGTCATGGTGAACTAAAAGAAAGACTAGACCTCTGAGGTTTTGAGGGAGATCTCCACACACATGGATCGGCCGATGCCAGGCAGCTGGCCAGCAAGAGCTTTTTTTGCCTCATGAGTCACCTCTGGGATGTCTTTTATTGCCAGATTAAACTtgataaaaacatgaaaacaaccaGACAGGCAGATCTCACATTAGTTATGATGAAGAAAACAGGACCTCTGTAAGTGAAGCGTCCTGGAGGTGTCTTACCCAGTCTGATCCTGTCGGTGATGAAGATGAGCAAGTGCTGATCTTCTCTCCAAGCCGAGCTTGAACTATAACTTGCACTGTCTGAAAGACACACACATAAAGCAAAGGATATCATCACCCTGTTGCATGGGGTAACAGATTTCATGAATGAAACAATACCCTTAGCATTGTAGCAATTAATGCAATCACCTTCAAGGCAAAGAATTTGATGAATTTATCCAAGTCTTTCCTGTCCTGTGAGCTCAGTTCACTATCCATTGTCGCACAAGCCTAAGACATACAAATTAAAGACACTTTCCTCAGTGAAGAGTGAAAAAAGCTGATATaaataacacaataataaaaaaggaacatAATACACATAACTGAAGGTCAGGACTATTAGTAGGATACGATGAAGGAAAAAGCccccttaataataataataatgcacattttgatttaacattttaaaatcgtACCATATTTAGATACAACATGTAAAAGATGAGTGATATGTATGTAAAATACTGCATCATCTGGTTCTATTCTATTAAAAATTGTACTTTGACAATTTAGTTGAATATCTGAAAGACTGATGACAGACAAACAACAGACAAAGCAGGTTTTAGCATATTATTATTCAGTAACCATTGttaaaacatattacattattatagtaCAATAACAATAACATGCCACTAGGGACTTATGTGCTTCTATGATCAAGAGGAAAAATAAGGTGGGGGTCATCTTGCGCCATCCGActctaataatagtaataattaacgAAAGTACTGGTGTCTTCATGAATACTGTCGCATCTCTACGGCAGCTCGCCTCTAACTttactcaataataataataaaaaacacaacactAAAACCCCTTCATAAGAATCAGTGTGACCCCACAGCTGCTAGTCCATTTGTTTCTCACAGCAAAACATCTCAAATAGTTtagtcatctgtctgtctgtgcagcCAGTGCTAACCCCTTAGCAAAACATGCGCAGATACTTACAGCTCATCACCGAGCGGAGATTCAGCTGTTAACACGCAGAGTGTGACGATAACAGCAAAACAGCGTGACTGACTGCGTGAAATGATCAAATACAGCCTTGACGatcctgtatttttaatcaatcaCATCGTAGCACCACAGCGTCACACGCTGACAAGCTCcccgtttttgtttatttttcttgtttgggTAGGTCAGGAATGACGTGTAGCCTGTACCGATTCAACCTCGCCACTTtcgttgtttttttaaatatagtcaaATGACTGTACGCAATTGAGATATAATACAGTTATATGCACATATGTGTTATATTATGATATGAATGGGCCTGCTcttagtttattatttaaaacaaccaATACAAATATCGAAAGTGTAGCCCTCGAACTGGAAATGTGTTCCGTGCGTGACGTCACATCTCGATGTCGGCGCACACAAACAATCTCCAGTGCAGCAGGTAACGATCAACTCATTTTCAGTCAATCTGACTGTTTCCACTGCCGTTGCGTTCATCACATCTGTTCACTATGAGATCACGGTCGGTTTTGTGTAAAATACTGTGCTGAGCCGACAAACTGGATCATATTACCAGCTCAGTTTAAGAGCGATAAGTAACTTTACTGTAATACAAATACGTGATTAGGTCAAGATAGGCTTTAAGATTGTGTTGTAAGCAGTCACACATTGGCGAAATCAGTGCAGCGGCGCATGCAGAATCATTTATCATTTTGTGGTTTATTCCTTTGCCATTAAATGACAGAAACTAAAAAGCTGATGAGTTCCTAATACAATGGGCGTCACAGCAATTTTGACATGTTTCTCTAAATTTCTTTCCCTCTTCTGGAAAGTCACAGAAATGCTATTGTGGATTTTATAGGAAggcaaaaattatatttgttgtaGTTTTCATCCATCACTATAGATGTTTACCCAACTAGTACAATTTCCACTTCTGAGAAGCCTAGAAATGTGAACATTCGGCTGTATCATCTTTTAGTTATTGACATGGCGTAACGTGACACTAGCTGACCTTCACACATGGCATCTGTCCACAGGTCCTCCTGAGTGTGTGGAATGGCAATCTCTATTGCGATCCTAGACTGTGACCTGCTTCTGCATGGCCGGGGGCACAAAACACTTGATCGATTCGATATCGAGACAGTGTCCGATGAATTTCTGATGACAACATTCGGCTTCCCACGTGAGTTCATTTATTACCTAGTGGAACTGCTAAAGGACAGCTTGTTGAGACGGACACAGAGATCCAGAGCCATCAGCCCAGATGTCCAGATACTCGCCGCCCTGGGATTCTACACCACCGGGTCTTTCCAGAGCAAGATGGGAGACGCGATCGGCATCAGCCAGGCCTCCATGAGCCGTTGTGTTTCTAACGTCACTAAAGCTCTGATTGAGAAAGCACCAGAGTTTATTGGCTTCACTAGGGATGAGGCCACCAGGCAGCAGTCTAAAGAGGAGTTTTACCGAATAGCAGGAATTCCTAATGTCATGGGAGTAGTGGACTGTTCACATATAGCCATTAAAGCTCCCAATGCAGATGACTCTTCGTTTGTAAATAAAAAAGGATTTCACTCAATCAATTGCCAATTAGTATGTGATGCCAGAGGACTGCTGCTGAGCGCTGAGACACATTGGCCAGGTAGTCTGACAGATAGAGCTGTCTTTAAGCAATCCAGTGTGGCAAAGCTGTTTGAAGAGCAAGACAATGAT includes these proteins:
- the LOC132106927 gene encoding putative nuclease HARBI1 codes for the protein MAISIAILDCDLLLHGRGHKTLDRFDIETVSDEFLMTTFGFPREFIYYLVELLKDSLLRRTQRSRAISPDVQILAALGFYTTGSFQSKMGDAIGISQASMSRCVSNVTKALIEKAPEFIGFTRDEATRQQSKEEFYRIAGIPNVMGVVDCSHIAIKAPNADDSSFVNKKGFHSINCQLVCDARGLLLSAETHWPGSLTDRAVFKQSSVAKLFEEQDNDEGWLLGDNRYPLKKWLMTPVQSPESPAEYRYNLAHTTTHEIVDRTFRAIQTRFRCLDGAKGYLQYSPEKCSHIIQACCVLHNISLQSGLDAWTFERTEATDQSGENIDLNDPVDPEALRVRQELIQNHFS